From a single bacterium genomic region:
- the gmd gene encoding GDP-mannose 4,6-dehydratase, whose translation MTKKAIITGITGQDGSYLAELLLGKGYEVHGIIRRASTFNTDRIDHLYKDPHVNGVSMFLHYGDIADSANLIKLIHQIEPEEIYHLAAQSHVRVSFDIPEYTGDVSGLGTARILEAARMINPKTKFYQASSSEMYGLVQEIPQKETTPFYPRSPYGAAKVYAYWLTVNYRESYNMFAANGILFNHESPRRGETFVTRKITRALAHILAGMQDSIYLGNLDAKRDWGYAKEYVEAMWLILQQEKADDFVIATGETHTVREFLDEAFHYVGRDYREFVKIDPIYFRPSEVDVLVGDASKAESKLPWKFKTSFKELVHLMVEADIELLERIHKIKIKR comes from the coding sequence TTGACTAAAAAAGCCATCATAACTGGGATCACAGGGCAGGACGGGTCCTATTTAGCAGAATTATTGCTTGGAAAAGGGTATGAAGTGCATGGTATTATTCGCCGTGCCTCAACATTTAATACCGACCGAATCGACCACCTGTATAAGGATCCACACGTCAACGGCGTAAGCATGTTCCTTCATTACGGGGATATAGCTGATTCCGCAAACCTAATCAAACTGATCCATCAGATCGAACCAGAGGAGATCTATCATTTAGCGGCGCAATCGCATGTGCGTGTTTCATTTGATATTCCGGAATATACAGGTGATGTGTCCGGACTTGGAACCGCACGTATTCTGGAGGCGGCTCGTATGATCAATCCAAAGACCAAGTTTTATCAGGCCTCCAGTTCCGAGATGTACGGTCTGGTTCAGGAAATTCCTCAGAAAGAAACAACACCGTTTTATCCACGCAGCCCTTACGGTGCCGCCAAAGTCTATGCGTACTGGCTAACGGTCAACTACCGTGAATCATACAACATGTTTGCTGCAAACGGGATTTTGTTCAATCATGAATCTCCGCGCAGAGGGGAAACCTTTGTGACCAGAAAGATAACCCGAGCGCTCGCTCATATTCTGGCAGGAATGCAGGATAGTATATATCTTGGAAATTTGGATGCTAAGCGCGACTGGGGATATGCAAAAGAATATGTGGAAGCTATGTGGCTCATTCTGCAGCAGGAAAAAGCTGATGATTTCGTAATTGCAACAGGTGAGACTCATACGGTACGAGAATTTTTAGATGAAGCATTTCATTATGTTGGTCGGGATTACCGGGAATTTGTCAAAATCGACCCGATTTATTTTCGACCAAGTGAAGTCGACGTGTTAGTAGGGGATGCCTCCAAGGCAGAAAGCAAACTACCTTGGAAGTTTAAGACATCATTCAAAGAATTGGTCCACTTAATGGTGGAGGCTGACATAGAACTACTTGAACGCATTCACAAAATCAAAATTAAGAGATAG
- a CDS encoding WecB/TagA/CpsF family glycosyltransferase, giving the protein MDHELYRSILGMRVDFTTYRQAVDTIFRLILNEKKTYVCVANVHMVMEAYDNSEFQQIINHAGLVTPDGVPLVWVLKLLGIKNAERVYGPRLTMELCNEAARRRIPVGFYGGTHEVLQSMTDQLKKSLPSLKVVYKFSPPFRPLTHDEETLVAQDVTESGVKLLFVGLGCPKQEKWMAVHTESFPAVLIGVGAAFDFIAKKKPQAPEWLQLIGMEWMFRLISEPRRLWKRYLYHNPRFVLFFLLQLILTLINKRKKKVD; this is encoded by the coding sequence ATGGATCATGAGTTATATCGCTCTATACTTGGTATGCGTGTTGACTTTACTACGTATCGGCAAGCGGTTGACACTATTTTTCGTCTTATCTTAAATGAAAAGAAAACGTACGTGTGTGTAGCCAATGTACACATGGTGATGGAGGCGTACGATAATTCTGAATTTCAGCAAATCATTAATCATGCTGGGCTAGTGACGCCGGATGGTGTGCCGCTTGTTTGGGTATTAAAATTGTTAGGTATCAAAAATGCTGAGCGCGTTTATGGGCCCCGACTAACAATGGAATTGTGTAACGAAGCTGCGCGCCGGAGAATTCCTGTGGGTTTTTATGGAGGAACTCACGAAGTTCTTCAATCGATGACAGACCAACTAAAAAAATCATTGCCTTCATTAAAGGTCGTATATAAATTTAGTCCGCCATTCAGACCTCTGACGCATGATGAAGAGACCCTGGTGGCTCAGGATGTAACTGAATCCGGGGTAAAGCTTTTATTTGTAGGGCTTGGTTGCCCCAAACAGGAAAAATGGATGGCAGTACATACGGAATCATTTCCTGCCGTATTAATTGGAGTAGGTGCCGCTTTTGATTTTATTGCAAAGAAGAAGCCTCAAGCTCCCGAATGGCTACAGCTAATCGGAATGGAATGGATGTTTCGGCTTATCAGTGAACCGCGGCGATTGTGGAAGCGTTACCTATATCATAATCCTCGATTTGTTCTCTTTTTTTTGTTACAGTTAATCTTAACACTAATAAATAAGAGGAAAAAAAAAGTTGACTAA
- a CDS encoding T9SS type A sorting domain-containing protein gives MCIGNGKPCKHNPNLLLDFFMKKLIAVLLLTFSSLAAQNSFIDKLGGYTDKVSYYPGDTVYVSISIDIPLFELKLYYPQVDLNPIQVIANVVGKIQAVPDSAYWYGCGWDTTLSLVIPPSWKSGVYIGEFSTLTNIKKRVIFIVKNPAMQNDILFVISTNTYQLYNNFGGKSGYDYNSTSGKRCYKMSFQRPYGGLGDGFFTDVPYNRDPNRYAPKSGWEAIAGSWLEKNKYKVDYCSDTDLDSTQNILDRYKVVLIVGHSEYWSIGMRNKAEYFLSQGGKIVILSGNTCWTQVRYENDFHTIVCYKDPVLDPLYHVQDSLVTGRWPYPPLNRYSNKLTGVNWEEGGVVNYVDNNIRILPADSGYGGYVIFNAGHWIFEDTKLLSLDTLGRDNAIVGYETDGYKKIYWNDGFPSGFIGPYRFRILGIHPAMNFDGTRRGYATMGIFFNDNGGATFNGATTNWAHGLVKDRNVQSITKTVLNHFIDNRFPPDIVAFYPNKPKQTYVYKDTLISRQLDYEVHPGDSLMFEIRSEDYNKKRMLTYWTEDGTVVSNRYFYTFKPKEMRHGQLKKVRVYVRNDLDTTSMEVRVRFVVTKIISQPDTVLSTYKTWAYPVSAVNYYGHSLQFRFIEKPDWISYDSTNRLLKGRPSRDDIGKFKVSFQVSDSLGNADTQSVFLKVNFTGFDSTKETDYSLLDKFVLNESYPNPFNGSTSLFFFLKEPATIRAEVYNILGQKILNLHSGKFNEGIHSLRWNGRDGSGNEISSGIYFCRVMATFNDQSRSIRMRKFIFVK, from the coding sequence ATGTGCATAGGAAATGGAAAGCCTTGCAAACACAATCCTAATCTTTTACTTGATTTTTTTATGAAAAAACTTATAGCAGTGCTGTTATTAACCTTCAGTTCGCTTGCCGCTCAAAACAGTTTCATCGATAAACTGGGCGGGTACACGGATAAGGTCAGTTATTATCCTGGGGATACCGTATATGTATCTATTTCGATTGATATACCGCTTTTTGAATTGAAATTGTATTACCCTCAGGTAGATCTAAATCCAATTCAGGTTATTGCAAATGTAGTCGGAAAAATTCAGGCAGTCCCAGACAGCGCATACTGGTATGGATGTGGCTGGGATACGACGCTGTCTCTTGTAATTCCTCCATCATGGAAAAGCGGCGTGTACATCGGAGAATTTTCCACATTAACTAATATTAAGAAGCGTGTAATCTTTATTGTAAAAAACCCTGCAATGCAAAATGACATTTTGTTTGTTATATCTACCAACACCTATCAGCTCTACAACAATTTTGGCGGGAAAAGTGGTTACGATTATAATTCCACTTCCGGCAAAAGGTGTTATAAAATGTCATTTCAAAGGCCCTACGGCGGTTTGGGCGACGGATTTTTTACCGATGTTCCGTATAATCGTGATCCGAACCGGTACGCACCAAAAAGTGGCTGGGAAGCAATTGCCGGAAGCTGGTTAGAAAAAAATAAATATAAAGTGGATTACTGTTCGGATACGGACTTGGATTCGACACAGAATATTTTAGATCGTTACAAAGTTGTTTTGATCGTCGGGCACAGTGAATACTGGTCTATAGGAATGCGAAACAAGGCCGAGTATTTCTTATCGCAAGGGGGTAAAATCGTTATACTCAGCGGGAACACATGCTGGACGCAGGTGCGATATGAAAATGATTTTCATACGATAGTTTGTTATAAAGATCCGGTTTTGGATCCTCTCTATCACGTACAGGACAGCCTTGTGACAGGCCGATGGCCTTATCCTCCGCTCAATCGATACTCCAATAAGCTGACCGGCGTCAATTGGGAAGAAGGCGGTGTTGTGAATTACGTAGATAATAATATTCGAATTTTGCCTGCCGACAGCGGGTACGGTGGTTACGTTATATTTAATGCGGGTCATTGGATATTTGAAGACACAAAACTACTATCGCTCGACACGTTAGGTCGCGATAACGCGATTGTTGGATATGAAACTGATGGGTATAAAAAAATTTATTGGAACGATGGTTTCCCATCAGGGTTTATCGGACCCTACCGTTTTAGAATACTGGGTATTCATCCTGCAATGAATTTTGACGGCACGCGCCGGGGTTATGCAACTATGGGTATTTTTTTTAATGATAATGGCGGCGCTACATTCAATGGAGCTACTACAAATTGGGCACATGGATTAGTTAAAGACAGAAATGTTCAATCAATCACCAAAACGGTCCTAAATCATTTTATTGACAATAGATTTCCTCCTGATATTGTAGCATTTTATCCAAACAAACCAAAACAGACTTATGTATATAAGGACACCTTAATTTCAAGGCAGCTCGATTATGAAGTGCATCCTGGTGATTCACTTATGTTTGAAATTAGGTCAGAAGATTATAACAAAAAGCGAATGTTGACTTATTGGACAGAGGATGGAACTGTTGTATCCAATCGCTATTTTTATACTTTCAAACCTAAAGAGATGCGTCACGGGCAACTTAAAAAAGTTCGTGTGTACGTTCGCAATGACTTAGACACTACTTCGATGGAGGTTCGTGTCAGATTTGTTGTTACCAAGATCATTTCTCAGCCTGACACGGTCTTGTCAACCTATAAAACGTGGGCTTATCCGGTATCGGCCGTAAATTACTATGGTCATAGTCTTCAGTTTCGTTTTATAGAGAAACCAGATTGGATATCGTATGATTCAACCAATCGATTGCTAAAAGGTCGGCCATCGCGTGATGATATTGGAAAATTCAAGGTCTCATTCCAAGTATCGGATTCCTTGGGTAATGCGGATACCCAATCCGTATTTCTAAAAGTTAATTTTACGGGATTTGATTCGACGAAAGAGACTGACTACAGTTTATTAGACAAATTTGTTCTTAATGAGAGTTATCCGAATCCGTTTAATGGGTCCACGTCATTATTTTTCTTTCTGAAAGAGCCAGCAACAATCCGTGCGGAGGTTTATAACATTCTTGGACAAAAGATTTTGAATTTGCATTCGGGAAAATTCAATGAGGGAATCCACTCATTAAGATGGAACGGCCGCGATGGTTCTGGGAATGAAATTAGTAGCGGAATTTATTTTTGCCGGGTAATGGCTACCTTCAACGATCAATCACGAAGCATTCGAATGCGGAAATTTATTTTCGTAAAATGA